One window of Globicephala melas chromosome 5, mGloMel1.2, whole genome shotgun sequence genomic DNA carries:
- the LOC138842681 gene encoding putative HTLV-1-related endogenous sequence translates to MVPGDPRLPPAERGPGGSHREQDPPAVPGVGELSGPRLVSEEGSDPCPSHLGKCAALYPAPRRKGPTRAPGGPACRPALTPRPAPAGLDSDRTPSLRVARSRSQQWQRRRRAGPGRGHRAIGLPPPARHLPSCRSRGLTARCECVRVAAAAALTQRARAGRTKKRGAGAGGRSPWTPRSPGPRLVGGDKGDVIAPRMGGSEGATGLEAGDGEKERCGLRNPEAAAGAQGDSKRERGGGS, encoded by the exons ATGGTTCCGGGAGACCCGAGGCTGCCGCCTGCGGAGCGAGGGCCGGGCGGGAGTCACCGCGAGCAAGACCCACCCGCTGTCCCGGGCGTCGGCGAGCTCTCCGGCCCCCGCCTCGTCTCCGAGGAGGGGTC GGACCCCTGTCCCTCCCACCTGGGGAAATGCGCGGCCCTGTACCCGGCTCCCCGGCGGAAGGGTCCAACCCGGGCGCCCGGCGGCCCCGCCTGCCGGCCAGCACTCACCCCACGCCCGGCTCCGGCAGGTCTGGACTCCGACCGCACTCCGAGCCTCCGCGTCGCCCGCTCCCGCTCACAGCAATGGCAGAGGCGGCGCcgcgcggggccggggcgggggcacCGCGCGATTGGGCTCCCTCCCCCCGCTCGCCACCTCCCTTCCTGCCGCTCCCGGGGGTTAACTGCGCGCTGTGAGTGCGTGCGTGTGGCGGCGGCGGCAGCCTTGACGCAGCGCGCGCGCGCCGGCCGCACAAAGAAGCGCGGGGCGGGCGCAGGGGGGCGCTCCCCGTGGACCCCGCGGTCGCCGGGACCTCGGCTGGTGGGGGGAGATAAGGGGGATGTGATCGCGCCCCGGATGGGAGGCTCGGAGGGCGCCACAGGGCTGGAAGCCGGGGATGGGGAGAAAGAGAGGTGCGGGCTGCGCAACCCCGAGGCGGCGGCTGGGGCGCAAGGCGATTCGAAGCGAGAGAGGGGCGGGGGATCCTAG